From a region of the Cygnus atratus isolate AKBS03 ecotype Queensland, Australia chromosome 3, CAtr_DNAZoo_HiC_assembly, whole genome shotgun sequence genome:
- the MRPL33 gene encoding 39S ribosomal protein L33, mitochondrial gives MFLTVAALAKSKSKYILVRMKSAAETGYCFNIRRLRLQDKLVLLRYDPIAKQRVLFTEKRKIRSV, from the exons atGTTCCTCACGGTGGCGGCTC TGGCCAAGAGCAAATCAAA GTACATTCTGGTGAGGATGAAGAGCGCAGCAGAGACCGGCTACTGTTTCAACATCAGGAGACTGCGACTGCAGGACAAACTGGTCCTGCTGAGATACGATCCCATCG CGAAACAACGTGTCCTCttcacagagaagagaaaaatccgCTCTGTCTGA